In one window of Deltaproteobacteria bacterium DNA:
- the fumC gene encoding class II fumarate hydratase, with the protein MKTRIENDSIGDIEVAADKYWGAQTQRSLQNFKIGGHRFSRGMIRAFGIVKKSAALVNHELGKLTKDKCDLIVKACDEVIEGKLDDHFPLVVWQTGSGTQSNMNANEVISNRAIEMAGGVVGSKKPVHPNDDVNMSQSSNDSFPTYMHVAAVNDFKLRLIPELQALKDALAKKATAFADIVKIGRTHLMDATPLTLGQEFSGYAAQLEFAEKKVTEALDGLYDLALGGSAVGTGLNTHPQYASKVAKEIADLTGYPFRSAPNKFAALAAHDAIVAASGALRVLAVACMKIANDIRLLGSGPRSGIGELILPANEPGSSIMPGKVNPTQCEALTMVACQVMGNDVAIGVAGSNGHFELNVFKPVMIHNLLESTRLLADAMNSFNVNCVAGIEPNVEQIKRHVDNSLMLVTALNPVIGYDNAAKVAKTAYKDNITLKQAAVKLGLITAEEFDKYVRPEHMVRP; encoded by the coding sequence ATGAAAACACGTATTGAAAATGATTCCATCGGCGACATCGAAGTAGCTGCCGACAAATACTGGGGCGCTCAGACCCAGCGCTCCCTACAGAACTTCAAGATTGGCGGTCATCGTTTTTCGCGCGGCATGATCCGCGCTTTTGGTATTGTCAAAAAATCTGCTGCCCTCGTGAACCACGAACTCGGCAAGCTGACCAAAGACAAGTGCGACCTGATAGTCAAGGCCTGCGACGAGGTGATCGAAGGGAAGCTAGATGATCATTTCCCTCTGGTGGTCTGGCAGACGGGCAGTGGCACTCAGAGCAACATGAATGCTAACGAGGTCATTTCAAATCGCGCCATTGAGATGGCCGGTGGCGTCGTTGGTTCTAAAAAACCCGTGCATCCTAACGACGACGTCAACATGTCTCAGTCGTCCAACGACAGTTTCCCAACCTACATGCACGTAGCTGCCGTCAACGACTTTAAGCTGCGCCTCATCCCAGAGCTGCAGGCACTGAAAGACGCGTTAGCTAAGAAAGCCACTGCCTTTGCTGACATCGTAAAGATCGGCCGTACGCACCTCATGGACGCGACACCGCTGACTCTTGGCCAAGAGTTCTCGGGATACGCCGCCCAGCTTGAATTTGCCGAGAAAAAAGTAACCGAAGCCCTCGACGGACTTTACGACCTGGCCCTCGGCGGTAGCGCCGTGGGTACAGGACTAAACACTCATCCCCAGTACGCTTCCAAAGTGGCCAAAGAGATCGCCGACCTCACGGGCTACCCTTTCCGCTCCGCTCCGAATAAATTCGCAGCACTGGCAGCTCACGATGCCATCGTTGCAGCCAGCGGGGCTCTGCGCGTCCTTGCCGTTGCCTGCATGAAGATCGCTAACGACATCCGCCTACTCGGCAGCGGGCCGCGCTCTGGTATCGGCGAGCTGATTCTACCAGCTAACGAACCAGGTAGCTCAATCATGCCTGGCAAAGTGAATCCAACCCAGTGCGAGGCTCTGACCATGGTGGCATGCCAAGTTATGGGCAATGACGTCGCGATCGGTGTAGCTGGCAGCAACGGCCATTTTGAACTCAACGTCTTTAAGCCGGTGATGATCCACAATCTCCTCGAGTCCACACGCCTACTGGCCGACGCTATGAATAGCTTCAACGTCAACTGTGTAGCTGGCATTGAGCCTAACGTCGAACAGATTAAACGCCACGTCGATAACTCGCTCATGCTAGTGACGGCTCTAAACCCGGTGATCGGTTACGACAATGCCGCTAAAGTGGCTAAAACAGCGTACAAGGACAACATCACGCTGAAGCAGGCTGCCGTCAAACTAGGCCTCATCACTGCGGAAGAATTTGATAAGTATGTACGCCCAGAACATATGGTAAGACCCTAA
- a CDS encoding LLM class flavin-dependent oxidoreductase has protein sequence MQFDAFFAICQTEVDGVIPDERTMLRYFMEQVQLADTLGYATAWVAETHLSCEVQKQNPGAVIPHFRGEIGVNTDILQLAHRVFATTKRINVGSAIRNILCNGGPLAHAEAVKTFLLLHSLTPGEKRKLELGFAAGRFPFANTTYGIKPRTGAEAAAWPVLKGKVFLEATEIFLRALTQRQVSSSEVTPKLLTAADFRTTQEWQAVVDAYREDTGATGTVDAIEFAPFWEFPPVGVIPFDAPLELLQLTIGSHDPAAQVLANRFWPTRVFNLSITPSATIEATHERMRQCYHQGGGPWQPSYMPRTALIFLNTDEHLSPQDQSIAAKEAAAKAIENYWRAVEGTFDERKIRDAVNNAIAGNAFEVTTMLRERYRAEERLMLWFDFNTHDQQAISNAMTGFMRDVAPALG, from the coding sequence ATGCAATTTGATGCCTTTTTCGCCATCTGTCAGACCGAGGTTGACGGCGTAATTCCAGACGAGCGCACCATGCTGCGCTACTTTATGGAACAAGTGCAGCTTGCGGACACCCTGGGTTACGCGACGGCTTGGGTTGCGGAGACACACCTCTCGTGCGAGGTGCAGAAACAAAATCCTGGCGCCGTGATACCGCACTTTCGCGGCGAAATTGGCGTCAACACCGACATCCTTCAACTGGCTCACAGAGTGTTTGCCACCACCAAAAGGATCAATGTCGGATCGGCTATACGCAACATCCTGTGTAACGGCGGACCGCTGGCGCATGCCGAAGCGGTCAAGACGTTTCTGCTCCTGCACAGCTTGACTCCAGGAGAGAAACGTAAACTCGAGCTCGGTTTTGCTGCCGGTCGATTCCCCTTTGCCAACACGACCTACGGCATCAAACCGCGTACAGGTGCAGAAGCAGCTGCCTGGCCGGTGCTCAAGGGCAAAGTGTTTCTGGAAGCGACGGAGATTTTTCTCCGCGCCTTGACGCAGCGCCAAGTGTCGTCGTCCGAGGTCACACCAAAGCTATTGACCGCAGCAGACTTCCGCACCACCCAGGAGTGGCAAGCCGTGGTCGATGCCTACCGCGAAGATACGGGAGCCACGGGCACGGTCGACGCCATAGAATTTGCACCATTTTGGGAATTCCCACCGGTCGGCGTTATTCCCTTTGATGCTCCGCTTGAGCTCTTGCAGTTAACGATCGGATCGCACGATCCAGCGGCCCAAGTGCTGGCGAATCGTTTTTGGCCTACGCGCGTCTTTAACCTATCGATCACCCCTTCAGCGACGATCGAGGCAACCCACGAACGCATGCGTCAATGTTATCACCAGGGCGGTGGGCCGTGGCAGCCTTCGTATATGCCGCGTACGGCACTTATCTTCTTAAACACGGACGAGCATCTGTCGCCGCAAGATCAAAGCATTGCAGCTAAAGAGGCCGCAGCCAAGGCCATCGAGAACTACTGGCGCGCTGTTGAGGGTACCTTTGACGAGCGCAAGATTCGCGATGCCGTTAACAACGCCATCGCTGGCAATGCCTTCGAGGTGACGACGATGCTGCGCGAACGCTACCGCGCAGAAGAGCGGCTGATGCTCTGGTTTGACTTCAACACGCATGATCAGCAGGCCATCAGCAATGCCATGACGGGATTTATGCGAGACGTAGCCCCAGCGCTCGGCTAG
- a CDS encoding asparaginase, with the protein MEQQWVKLLELRRQDIPEVAVHGAVAWVHGDSVVRTLGNVTTFGRSLMKPYQMKVFARELASGYSPEAQAIALSSHNAEPSHLAAAQSMLPGAESGLLQTPPSLPMPGSVSKVTTAERWHHPCSGKHAAILSGCKQRGWSRDNYLDASHPYHDAYRDALRAVLGPSWTPSSTAVDGCGLPTHAMTLKEMATLFAALVAHRTQDWIWAAMVDRPELIGGQGRLDTGIMKAGQGRVLAKEGADGLLGLAIVHPDYPRGLGVVIKIAHGWDPRMMGYIASHILMPLGIAYKGPEAPSGQVCIMYL; encoded by the coding sequence ATGGAGCAACAATGGGTCAAACTGCTTGAATTAAGGCGTCAAGATATCCCCGAGGTGGCCGTACACGGTGCCGTGGCTTGGGTCCATGGCGATAGCGTCGTGCGCACTTTAGGCAACGTCACGACGTTTGGTCGCTCGCTGATGAAGCCCTATCAGATGAAGGTCTTTGCGCGGGAGTTGGCCAGCGGTTACAGCCCCGAAGCCCAGGCCATTGCGCTCTCCTCTCATAACGCGGAACCCTCACATCTTGCAGCGGCGCAATCCATGCTACCGGGTGCCGAATCAGGTTTATTGCAAACACCTCCGTCGCTTCCCATGCCTGGCTCCGTCAGTAAAGTCACGACTGCTGAGCGCTGGCACCATCCCTGCTCGGGTAAACATGCGGCGATTTTATCGGGATGCAAGCAACGCGGTTGGTCCCGCGATAATTATCTTGATGCTAGCCATCCCTATCACGACGCATATCGCGACGCATTAAGGGCCGTACTGGGACCCTCATGGACACCGTCCAGCACGGCTGTGGATGGCTGCGGACTCCCCACGCATGCCATGACCCTAAAAGAGATGGCCACTCTATTCGCTGCACTCGTCGCGCATCGCACGCAAGATTGGATCTGGGCGGCGATGGTAGACCGTCCAGAGCTCATCGGTGGCCAAGGCCGCCTCGACACAGGCATCATGAAAGCAGGTCAAGGTAGGGTCCTGGCCAAGGAAGGCGCTGACGGCCTCCTCGGACTAGCGATCGTTCACCCCGATTACCCACGTGGCCTCGGCGTTGTCATCAAGATCGCGCACGGCTGGGATCCGCGGATGATGGGCTATATTGCAAGCCATATCCTGATGCCGCTTGGTATTGCGTATAAAGGTCCTGAGGCTCCATCCGGACAAGTCTGCATCATGTACTTGTGA